In the genome of Peromyscus eremicus chromosome 1, PerEre_H2_v1, whole genome shotgun sequence, the window TTCCTGAGGCTTCTTGGTTCAGCCTGGTACTGATTCACAGCTCCTCCTGCCTACTTCTTCAAGGGGATCTCACCCTACTTAAGAGGGCTACACACACATTCTCCTGCAGGAAGAGTATTGCATCCTGAGAGTCTCCTCCCACTACACTGATGGGATGTTTAACTGACTACCATCTTACCAACTGTTTACACTCAAGACTTTTGACTGGTGCTTGATTATTCTAGACATAGTTTCAATAGAGACAGTGATTATTTACCCATTAGCTAACATTCTTCATATAGTGATCATCTCTTTGCCATTTCTGCTGACTTATTTAGCCGATTATTATTGTGTTGAGTATTTTTGGGATTTCATTGCATTGAATGTCCCAATGCTCTTTACAGTCCTAacctgtttgtgcatgtgtgtgtttgtttgtgtgtgtgtgtgtgtgtgtgtgtgtgtctatttgttGTGACTTTTCATAAGAGCTAGCTCTTAACTTAATGAGATAAAAGTTGTCATTTTACCCATAATTTGAATACATTCTATGCTGTTAACAAATTTTCTATGCATAACTATAGATATATTCTGGATGATATTATAAGTTTTTCATTAATCATCTTTTAATTTTAGATAAGATATACTGTGAGAATTGATGTTTTTGAGTTTGGTTATAGATACTGAAATTGTCTTCTTTTATACTAAGTCTAGAAAATATCAGTATATTTTTATTGCCTTATATTTTGCTTGATATTATTGGCTCTCACTTTCCATTGCTTCTCACAGGCCAAATATCCTTACCCATAATGCTGCTTATTCAATGATTATGAAGGCATATCAatgatacatatatgtgtgctgaGGCCTTTTGAAACCTTACAGTAGTGTGTTGTAAGTAATAATTTTTTCTGGCATTAACTTTGAGAAATTCTttttatgtagtctaggctgagaTGTTACTCCTGAGATCTAAGGAACATTCTGATttagtttctctgtatatctttgGATTACTAatacttttcattcattttgaccAGAGAAATGGCTTTGGCCATTGTCTAAAGAGAATCATGCCAGGTCATAGAATAGACTTCTGGAAATCGGCCATCAAAATCATTTTTGTGTCACAAACTACAgctggaattctgggaaatttctctcttctctacTACTATCTAGTTCACTATGGAGAGAGCAAATTAAAGCCCACAGACTTGATTCGCATGCACCTAAATGCCGCCAATGCTTTGATCATTCTCTCTTCAGGAGTGCCAAATACAGTGGCAGCTTTTGGGTTGAAGCAGTTTTTAAATGATCTTGGGTGCAAATTAATTTTGTACATTCAAAGAGTTGGCAGGACTGTGTCCATTGGCaccacctgcctcttgagtgttttCCAAACCATCACCATCAGTCACAAGGAATGCTGCTGTAAAGATCAAAAAATCAAAGCTTCAAAGTACATTGGCTGCTCCATTGCCCTCCTCTGGGTTTTGTACATGTTGATAAATGTCATTTTCCCTGTGTACCCACTTATTGAAAGGAATACTAAAAATATGACAAGAAAAAGAGATTTTGGATACTGTTCCACTGTAGAGAGTAATGAAATCAATGACTCACTCTATTCAGCACTGGTGGTGTGCCCTGAAATCTTCTTTTCTTTGCTCATGGCCTGGTCTAGTGGTTACATGGTTGTCATTCTGtacagacacaaacagaggaTTCAACATATCCGTAGCATTCGAGGTTCCAGTAGAATCTGTTTTGAGTCCAAAGCCACCCAGAGCATCCTGGCCCTGGTGTCTACCTTTCTGGCGTTTTatactctctcctccatcttacaAGGCTGTGTCGCTCTTCTGTATAATCACAATTGGTGGGTGCTCAACTTCAGTATCCTCACTTCTCTAGGTTTTCCTTGTTTTGCGCCATTTGTTCTTATAAATTGTTACTCTGTGGTTCCTAGACTCAGTTTGGCCTGgataagaaataaaatctttaattcttattttaagtATGCAAATGATATTTTGTTGTGGTATCCAGGTGTTTACCATCTCCATCACAATGTCAGTACAGAAAGATAAGGAGTTAATGTCTTGTCTTTTAACAATTAACCAAAGTGATAAATTTGGAGTTTTGTCAGCTGGTTTAATTTGCAGCCTACATGAGCTTATCCCATTGTAAGAGGACTATCTTACTTTTCATCTTACCCTGCTAGGCTTCCCTTTGTCTTGCTGATGTACAAAGAAGCTAGCAAAATCCTCTCAATAAAGGTGCCTTTCTTCCCACTTTTGTTCTCTAGGGCATCTTGAGAGCTTGGTTATTTCACAGACAGCTTATGGGTCTTACAGTCTAAtggtaaagaaaattaaaatcatggCTGACTATGAAGTTGTGATTCAAGAGTCCCTGGTCCATTCACAAAAGCTCTAGCCTCCACCAGTAGGAGAAAAGTTCTTTAGCCCTAACTTCCCAAATACCCTGCTTTTATCTGCACTAGAACCAATCAGGTTGGTTTGCAAAGCTTATAGCAATAGTCCTCAACAAGtctcagaaaagagcatcttccCTTACCACTTTGTGAAAAAATATGATCAATGGAAATTAATGATGGTTTTGATGTTATCTTGAATTTTATATGTCAACTTGTTTTAGAAGTTTTtcatctatgtagaccagggagATTAGTCTGAAAATTGTCTTTATTGGTTTCTGGTTTAGAATCACTAAAATGCTGGATTAATCAATAGTTTGGAAGCCAATTAATAGTGAAATTATAGAAATCAGTTTGGAAGTtcctaaaaaactaaaaaagaactACCATTTGACACAGTTAATCTACTTCTGGGCCTATACCCTGTGAACTCCATATACTTCCACAGAGATATATGCAAAGCCATTTTTATTGATGCTGTATTTATTATACCAAGGAAATTCAGCCCAGCTATATATCCATAAACAGATAAATCCATAATCAAAtgtgttttcatatataaaatagaCTATTATTGAACTACAGTgatagaagaaatcacaaaaagTGTAGGAAGTTTGATGGACTTTTAATGAATAGTATTAAATCAGATAACACCAGCTCAAAAAGAAACTCACATCATCTACTTCATATGCAGATCTTATCCTATATGTTTCAAATGTTTACATGTAAGTAGGTAAGTTTAACTTCATTATGACTCTTAGAAAGGAGACCCAAAAAGGTAATGTCAGGCAACGTGGCAGTAAGGTAGTTATGTGTGAGTATATCAAGTTAGTTATTCTTCTGTCTTCAACTCTACCAATTTCTTATTCTGCAGTGGATAAGGGCATAAAAATATACTTGTGAGTGACAGTGTAAAACCCTAAGCAAAGCTCTATGGCTACAGTATAGCTATTCTAACTGTATAAAACTAAattgaaatataaagaaattgGGTCTGGGCAAGTTTTCATTTGAGTGACTATTTCATTGTAGCTCTTTAATGATTTTATTCATGAGTTCATTACAATACAATGATTTTAGTTGAAAATAAAATGGTATCACAACTTATCCAAAGATATAGGGATGGCTTAGCTATGGCCACCAGTAAATGTCAAACTAAAAGTCAGAAATCACATGAATGACTTATTAGATGGcacaaaatattctttctttttcttttttattgaaaatagtttattttcttatacaatatatcaTGATTACAGCTTCTCCTTACTCTAccatctcccctccccatctgatccacttcctttctgtcattagaaaagaatagtcTTCTGATATATAACAAAAAATGACAAGATAAAATGTAATGAGATAAAATATATCATATTGaggttggacaaaacaaacacactcatTCATATACTCAGGAGGCCCATAAATatgctaaactgaaagctataatttATATACAGGGGACTAGATGGAGATGTGTGCAGTCCCCATGCTTGTggcttcagtgtctgtgagtcCATAGCGTTTTGCTCAGTTGGTTCAGAAGGCCTTGTTCTCCCAATGTCATCCATCCCCTGTGGCCCTTAcactcttcctcccttttctctcatGGTGTTGTCTGAACTCTGAGGGAATGGATTTGATTGAAACATCCCATTTGCCATCCCTGATGTCAGAAATACTTTAAACAAAACCCAACACTCATTCCCTATAAATGCCATGAAGTGTCAAGAGATACAGCAATAATACTGTAGTGATATGTTGCATATCAAACAAAAtttcctgaggatcagaagacagaggcagccactagattaaacatagaggccagacagtggtggcacacacctttaatcctagtattcaggaggcagagattcatctggatctttttgagttcaaagccaccattGACTACATGagtttgattcagtctaggatagaaacagagccaggaaatTGTGGCACCTaagtttaatcccagtacttgggagtcacatgcctttaataccagttcTTAAAATCTCATGCATTTGCTaacagtatttgggaagcacacacaccattaatcccagcactagggaggaagtgaaatggctgaaCAGAGAAAGGCcaataaggcatgaggagacaggaactagactcagaggcattcagtcataGGCTATGTGGAGATAGTATCTGGCCTtccatttggcctgaggattGGGTAATGGTGAGAAGTTTATCTAGTGGTTGGTTCcattgtctctctgatctttcagcatttactccaatgtctggctccaggtttttatcatAAGAACACTTAGGATTTGTGCAATATAATAACTCAGCATAATAAAGGCTACATACTACAAACCTGCAACAAGAGTTAGCATCCAACAATATTATACACAAGAGTTACAGGCTTACTGAACACCTCCAGTTTCATTTAACCTTCAAAAGTGTCCACAATTTTTGTAAATAGTTCCATAGATGGGGTATATCCTGTAAAACCCAAGTCTTTCAAAAGCATTTTCTATTCCAACCATATCAATAAAAGAAACCAGTTGGGGGAATAATAAAGATATGAGGAGGgaataaaaatgaacacaaatcCTGAAGGGAATCAGGGAATACAGGACAGTTGCATAAATGAGTTTATAAAGTGCTCTCCAAAACTGACTAAGACTCTAGGTGTCAAGAGTATGCATTAGTTTCATAGAGGAGTTGAAAATGCCTAAAAATTGAGGGGTAAAGCATTTGGAGTTGAATACAGAGGACCTAGTGtctattctaaaatattttgattGGGAGGAGACATAGAACAAGAGGATAGAAAACACAGATGA includes:
- the LOC131901121 gene encoding vomeronasal type-1 receptor 4-like, yielding MPGHRIDFWKSAIKIIFVSQTTAGILGNFSLLYYYLVHYGESKLKPTDLIRMHLNAANALIILSSGVPNTVAAFGLKQFLNDLGCKLILYIQRVGRTVSIGTTCLLSVFQTITISHKECCCKDQKIKASKYIGCSIALLWVLYMLINVIFPVYPLIERNTKNMTRKRDFGYCSTVESNEINDSLYSALVVCPEIFFSLLMAWSSGYMVVILYRHKQRIQHIRSIRGSSRICFESKATQSILALVSTFLAFYTLSSILQGCVALLYNHNWWVLNFSILTSLGFPCFAPFVLINCYSVVPRLSLAWIRNKIFNSYFKYANDILLWYPGVYHLHHNVSTER